The following are encoded together in the Zingiber officinale cultivar Zhangliang chromosome 8A, Zo_v1.1, whole genome shotgun sequence genome:
- the LOC122009426 gene encoding glycosyltransferase family 92 protein Os08g0121900 has product MKERRRVAGGWGRSSSKGTSASFSWHAIFVFLCCALFAIVAYSTFRIFAVSSRPVLLPTWQTSAINALASDHPFLRRDATTSKNGSSKHPSIEIQEAISFPDEVLLFLRFPSSLPQSDLVCIYYHPSSRSPHVQFPAVVPSRTTPFIICPVGPQGFPVSISPDLPMLHPLPSDHLTYAALVDPNDNSTIVFAKGFNLRPARLSDPSRFECVFGWNFSTPKYLLTSPALTAAQEIIRCSTPPSILLRLGSRPHLDPPLISVKTKDPGATALPSIARPETLPASPRQKRHTMCVCTMLRNQAKFLPEWIIYHGHIGVERWFIYDNNSDDDIEQAIGSLTMSSNYRISRHLWPWVKTQEAGFAHCALRARSHCEWVGFIDVDEFLYLPTNVTLHDVLQNYSSIPRIGELRTTCYSFGPSGRKTAPLEGVTLGYTCRLLAPERHKSIVRPEALDPSLTNVVHHFRLKEGMRYVNMEKGLMAINHYKYQAWEVFKEKFHRRVATYVADWQNEENVGSKDRAPGLGTKAVEPPDWSSQFCEVNDTGLRDSIFFNFVDPRSGLLPWQEGELNFIHQTNTEKADNEIQLVK; this is encoded by the exons ATGAAAGAACGAAGAAGAGTCGCTGGAGGATGGGGGAGATCTTCGTCCAAGGGCACCTCCGCCTCTTTCTCGTGGCATGCCATTTTCGTCTTCCTTTGCTGCGCCCTCTTCGCCATCGTTGCCTACTCCACCTTCCGAATCTTTGCAG TTTCATCTCGACCGGTGTTGCTACCGACCTGGCAGACATCGGCCATCAATGCCCTTGCTTCCGATCACCCCTTCCTCCGGCGAGACGCCACCACCTCCAAGAATGGCAGCAGCAAGCACCCTTCCATCGAGATCCAAGAAGCCATTTCCTTTCCAGATGAGGTCCTCCTCTTTCTCCGATTCCCCAGTTCCCTCCCGCAATCCGATCTTGTTTGCATCTACTACCACCCCTCCTCACGCAGTCCCCACGTCCAGTTCCCTGCCGTCGTCCCTTCCAGGACGACTCCCTTCATTATCTGCCCCGTTGGGCCTCAAGGCTTCCCTGTTTCCATCTCGCCTGATCTCCCCATGCTCCACCCCTTGCCTTCCGACCACCTCACCTACGCCGCCCTCGTCGACCCCAATGACAACTCTACCATCGTCTTCGCCAAAGGCTTCAACCTCCGCCCCGCCCGCCTCTCCGATCCCTCTCGCTTCGAGTGCGTCTTTGGCTGGAACTTCTCGACGCCTAAGTACCTTCTGACCTCCCCTGCATTAACAGCAGCCCAGGAAATTATCCGCTGCAGCACCCCACCGAGCATCCTCCTCCGTCTCGGCTCCCGACCGCACCTCGATCCTCCTCTGATATCCGTCAAGACAAAGGACCCAGGCGCGACCGCTCTCCCTTCCATCGCCCGCCCTGAAACCCTCCCCGCAAGCCCAAGGCAAAAGCGGCACACCATGTGCGTCTGCACGATGCTGCGCAACCAAGCGAAGTTCCTGCCAGAATGGATCATTTACCACGGCCACATAGGGGTCGAGCGCTGGTTCATATACGACAACAACAGCGACGACGACATCGAGCAAGCCATCGGATCATTAACCATGTCTTCTAACTACAGAATCAGTCGCCATTTGTGGCCCTGGGTTAAAACCCAGGAGGCAGGATTCGCGCATTGCGCTCTTCGAGCCAGAAGCCACTGCGAGTGGGTAGGATTCATTGACGTCGACGAGTTTTTGTACCTCCCCACCAATGTCACACTGCACGATGTTCTCCAGAACTACTCGAGCATACCACGGATAGGGGAGCTCCGGACGACATGCTACAGTTTTGGCCCCTCCGGAAGGAAGACAGCACCTTTGGAAGGTGTCACTTTGGGATACACTTGTCGGCTGTTGGCTCCGGAGCGGCACAAGTCAATTGTCCGGCCAGAGGCACTGGATCCTTCTCTCACCAACGTAGTGCACCATTTTCGATTGAAAGAAGGTATGCGATACGTCAACATGGAGAAGGGACTCATGGCGATCAACCATTACAAGTATCAAGCGTGGGAGGTGTTCAAGGAAAAGTTTCACCGTAGAGTTGCTACCTACGTTGCAGACTGGCAGAATGAGGAGAATGTGGGATCCAAGGACCGGGCTCCAGGCCTGGGCACAAAGGCAGTGGAGCCACCTGATTGGTCGAGCCAGTTCTGCGAGGTTAACGACACAGGGCTCAGAGATTCCATTTTTTTCAACTTTGTTGACCCAAGAAGTGGCCTTCTTCCATGGCAGGAGGGAGaacttaattttattcatcaaacCAATACAGAGAAGGCTGATAATGAGATCCAACTGGTGAAATAG